One segment of Dolichospermum sp. DET69 DNA contains the following:
- a CDS encoding DUF3598 family protein: MASNWENFLKNLGEWRGSFTKISRDGEILDSTPSILNLEGFDNNQAVLFRLRRFDSSNYDSPPIQDYQQEYRYLGKENIFFATGAFSKGTLQLAPFSEFGAEYGFVDDNRRSRLVQLYDQQGNFINLTLIREFRSSTDAYERPQLTGEQLIGTWQGQAHTVYSDLRQSEIFPTYLEVQKIGDGYLEQKLSFQSQIITAKARIEGNKIISETEGIPRQILLLPDGTSSNVPLQLELRKPFFLEAGWLVRENERQRLIRSYSEKGEWISSTHIIEYKIENI, encoded by the coding sequence ATGGCAAGCAATTGGGAAAATTTCCTCAAAAATTTAGGTGAATGGCGTGGTTCATTTACTAAAATTTCCCGCGACGGTGAAATATTAGATTCTACTCCGAGTATTTTAAATTTAGAAGGGTTTGATAATAATCAAGCTGTACTTTTTAGATTGCGTCGTTTTGATTCTAGTAATTATGATAGTCCTCCTATTCAGGATTATCAACAGGAATATCGTTATTTAGGAAAAGAGAATATCTTTTTTGCCACAGGAGCTTTTTCTAAAGGAACGTTGCAATTAGCGCCTTTTTCTGAATTTGGGGCTGAATATGGCTTTGTGGATGATAATCGGCGATCGCGTTTAGTACAATTATATGATCAACAAGGCAATTTCATTAATTTAACGCTGATTAGAGAATTTCGCAGTTCTACAGATGCTTACGAACGTCCTCAACTGACCGGAGAACAGTTAATTGGTACTTGGCAAGGACAAGCTCATACAGTTTACTCGGACTTGAGACAATCGGAAATATTCCCTACTTATTTAGAAGTTCAAAAAATAGGTGATGGCTATTTAGAACAAAAGTTATCTTTTCAATCCCAAATTATTACTGCAAAAGCCAGAATAGAAGGAAATAAAATCATTTCGGAGACGGAAGGAATTCCGCGACAAATTTTGTTATTACCAGATGGAACTTCTAGTAATGTTCCTTTGCAACTGGAACTGAGAAAACCTTTTTTTCTGGAAGCTGGTTGGTTAGTTAGAGAAAATGAACGTCAACGCTTAATTCGTAGCTATAGCGAAAAAGGGGAATGGATTAGCTCAACTCATATTATTGAATATAAAATTGAGAACATATAA
- a CDS encoding CHAT domain-containing protein, producing the protein MTQEFHLSATPVGQNDYLVRTEQVAPGVPVAEELVHWPVAEWLAAAGDLMDDPLQLVLQGNMAARNSVNLVALGQELYNALFQGSLRDSWITAQGIAQNHQQVLRLRLGLKDTRLARLPWEVMHAGDNGGRCLRPLVTGPDITFARYQTGLAPASRLLTHNIPTSSEARGVRVLMVISSPTDLARLDLLKQEAINLKAELHRQALRVADGNHYLPEIELTVLDGPGREELTQSLEQGNYHIFHYSGHSNLGANGGQIYLVSKKTGLTETLNGDDLAGLLVNNNIQMAVFNSCLGAYRAKSETGEDSGERNLTESLVKRGIRSILAMSERIPDEVALTLTQLFYRNLSQGYALDLCISRVRQGLISAYGSQQMYWALPILYLQREFDGYLTPQVNLSRHIATPRGLSELLNQYQPPQETNNYNYSDLGTNPEISLAIDDILNPNFGEEITEVDWLGEDTWGDLVDEIEYDDPSYNEDSAIVSDLFRQLGNPIAKTEEPRMKAELIADNHHYLSEMQVSQPQQNLDWGNVPTQITPTPLNLEQREVNPQLSPSLVPQQGNRFHRQKWAARGGLPLLLLYGLVGASAITIILGIGWWWHQRQAQKSSDIPPIPGQNFANNQYPRINLANSATGIVTAMATTQLSQGNLKAGLDAINELLNRGAFTGAETALNLIPAQDTDNPSVNFFRGRLAWQSVQTKNNKYSIDDARRYWARAVEKQPDSLLYSNSLGFAYYAENNLNYANDAWFKSLNLALKPQENKNSSPMKYPQIAGEPEALTAYAGLALGLYKSAKSQPADKRQQYLQEAIKLRQMVIQNAPADFTIERLSQNWLWTEQAIADWRLLLQENSP; encoded by the coding sequence GTGACCCAGGAATTTCACCTTTCCGCAACGCCTGTGGGGCAAAATGACTATCTAGTGCGGACGGAACAAGTTGCACCTGGGGTACCGGTGGCAGAAGAACTGGTGCATTGGCCTGTGGCTGAGTGGTTAGCGGCGGCAGGAGATTTAATGGATGATCCTTTGCAGTTAGTATTGCAGGGGAATATGGCAGCCAGAAACTCTGTTAACTTGGTGGCCTTGGGTCAGGAGTTGTATAATGCGCTGTTTCAAGGATCTCTTAGAGATAGTTGGATTACTGCCCAAGGGATTGCCCAAAATCACCAACAGGTACTACGGCTAAGATTAGGACTCAAGGATACGAGGTTGGCGCGGTTGCCTTGGGAAGTCATGCACGCAGGTGATAATGGCGGGCGCTGCCTACGTCCCTTAGTTACTGGTCCTGATATTACCTTTGCCCGTTACCAAACTGGTCTAGCCCCAGCATCGCGGTTGCTAACTCATAATATCCCCACGTCGTCGGAAGCACGGGGGGTAAGAGTGCTAATGGTAATTTCCTCGCCTACTGACTTAGCACGGCTGGATTTGCTCAAACAAGAAGCCATCAACCTGAAAGCAGAACTGCACCGCCAAGCATTAAGAGTGGCTGATGGTAATCATTATCTACCAGAAATTGAATTGACTGTTCTTGACGGGCCGGGTAGGGAAGAACTCACTCAATCTTTGGAACAGGGAAATTACCATATTTTCCACTATTCTGGTCATAGCAACTTGGGGGCAAATGGTGGGCAAATTTATTTGGTAAGTAAAAAAACTGGTTTAACAGAAACTCTGAATGGGGATGATTTAGCTGGGTTACTAGTTAATAATAATATTCAAATGGCAGTGTTTAACTCCTGCTTGGGGGCATATCGGGCTAAGTCCGAGACGGGGGAAGACTCAGGAGAACGGAATTTAACTGAAAGTTTGGTAAAACGGGGAATTAGAAGTATTTTGGCGATGTCAGAACGGATACCTGATGAGGTGGCTCTGACGTTGACACAATTGTTTTACCGCAATTTGAGTCAAGGCTATGCTTTAGATTTATGTATAAGTCGGGTCCGTCAAGGGTTAATTTCTGCCTATGGTTCTCAACAGATGTACTGGGCTTTACCGATTTTGTATCTTCAGCGAGAATTTGATGGTTATTTAACTCCACAAGTTAATTTATCTAGACATATAGCTACGCCACGCGGGCTATCGGAGTTACTGAACCAATATCAGCCTCCCCAGGAAACAAATAATTATAACTATTCTGATTTGGGAACTAATCCAGAGATTTCTTTAGCTATTGATGATATTCTCAATCCTAATTTTGGCGAGGAAATAACGGAGGTAGACTGGCTAGGGGAAGATACTTGGGGTGATCTGGTTGATGAAATTGAGTATGATGACCCCAGCTATAATGAAGATTCGGCTATAGTTTCGGATTTGTTTCGTCAACTTGGTAATCCGATTGCTAAAACAGAAGAACCAAGGATGAAGGCGGAATTAATCGCAGATAATCATCATTATCTGTCGGAAATGCAGGTTTCCCAGCCGCAACAAAATTTAGATTGGGGAAATGTCCCCACTCAGATTACTCCAACTCCGTTGAATCTGGAGCAGCGTGAGGTAAATCCTCAGTTATCACCTTCACTGGTGCCTCAACAGGGTAATCGCTTTCATCGGCAAAAATGGGCAGCCAGAGGCGGACTGCCCTTACTGTTGTTATATGGTTTGGTGGGAGCAAGTGCAATTACTATTATCCTTGGTATTGGTTGGTGGTGGCATCAACGACAAGCTCAGAAGTCTTCTGATATTCCGCCGATTCCTGGACAAAATTTTGCCAATAATCAGTATCCAAGGATTAATTTAGCTAATTCAGCTACGGGAATTGTGACGGCTATGGCTACGACGCAGTTGAGTCAAGGTAATTTAAAGGCTGGGTTGGATGCTATTAATGAATTACTGAATCGTGGTGCTTTTACGGGTGCGGAAACGGCTTTAAATTTGATTCCTGCTCAGGATACTGATAATCCATCTGTGAACTTTTTCCGTGGGCGTTTAGCTTGGCAGTCAGTACAAACGAAAAATAATAAATATAGTATTGATGATGCTCGTCGTTATTGGGCTAGGGCTGTAGAAAAGCAGCCAGATTCTCTTTTGTATAGTAATTCGTTAGGATTTGCCTATTATGCGGAGAATAATCTTAATTATGCCAATGATGCTTGGTTCAAATCACTGAACTTAGCCTTAAAACCCCAGGAGAATAAAAATTCTAGCCCCATGAAATATCCACAAATAGCTGGAGAACCGGAAGCTTTGACGGCTTATGCTGGGTTAGCTTTGGGTTTATATAAATCTGCTAAAAGTCAACCCGCTGATAAACGCCAGCAATATTTACAGGAAGCGATTAAACTCCGGCAAATGGTCATTCAAAATGCGCCCGCAGACTTTACTATTGAGAGGTTATCACAAAATTGGCTATGGACTGAACAGGCGATCGCAGATTGGCGATTGCTTTTGCAAGAAAATAGTCCATAA
- a CDS encoding P-II family nitrogen regulator — MKKVEAIIRPFKLDEVKIALVNAGIVGMTVSEVRGFGRQKGQTERYRGSEYTVEFLQKLKVEIVVEDAQVDMVVDKIISAARTGEIGDGKIFISSVEQIVRIRTGEKNTEAV, encoded by the coding sequence ATGAAAAAAGTAGAAGCCATTATCCGTCCATTTAAGCTGGATGAAGTTAAAATTGCCCTAGTTAATGCGGGTATTGTCGGGATGACAGTTTCTGAAGTTCGAGGTTTCGGGCGGCAAAAAGGGCAAACTGAACGCTATCGAGGTTCGGAATACACCGTAGAATTTCTCCAAAAACTGAAGGTGGAAATCGTTGTTGAAGATGCCCAAGTTGATATGGTTGTAGATAAGATTATCTCCGCAGCCCGTACTGGTGAAATTGGTGATGGTAAAATTTTCATCTCCTCTGTTGAACAAATTGTCCGCATTCGCACAGGAGAAAAGAATACAGAAGCCGTATAA
- a CDS encoding peptidoglycan DD-metalloendopeptidase family protein, translating to MKRVFFQKLRLWWLFLIYCGLVWCIVILLPVSANSINTLQQQQQQVQQQRQNIIQEQNRLTNLQTEAQKHLGGLSQNLQVTNNYIQDSEIKLQQANQFLQQLEADLSIAKRDYQNRQIATVARLRFLQRSPTSQGWAVLLQSQNINDFISRRYRLKLVYQADKGILAKLSQQANLLIQQRTKVAGQKNQIALIREQLFAQKADYQTQAQSQTELVQRLNNDRLSLEAAQNQLEQDSQNLTVLIQQKIAEQKAREAARAKTASKNVIIPGTGIFAFPSDAPTSSPFGWRVHPILGYRRFHAGLDFAASYGSTIRAADSGTVIFAGWYGGYGKAVIISHSKGITTLYGHTSELYVSEGQTVQKGQVIAAVGSTGFSTGPHLHFEVRRDGTPVDPANYL from the coding sequence ATGAAAAGGGTATTTTTTCAAAAACTTAGATTGTGGTGGTTATTCCTGATCTATTGCGGCCTTGTCTGGTGTATTGTCATCCTATTGCCAGTATCGGCAAATTCTATTAATACCCTTCAACAACAACAGCAACAAGTTCAGCAACAACGTCAGAATATTATTCAGGAACAAAATCGTTTAACTAATTTGCAAACAGAAGCGCAAAAACATCTCGGCGGTTTGAGCCAAAATCTGCAAGTGACTAATAATTACATTCAAGATAGCGAAATAAAATTACAACAAGCTAACCAATTTCTTCAACAGTTAGAAGCTGATTTATCTATTGCTAAACGTGATTATCAAAATCGCCAAATAGCCACAGTGGCAAGATTGCGGTTTCTCCAACGTTCACCAACTTCTCAAGGTTGGGCAGTTTTATTGCAAAGTCAAAATATTAACGATTTTATCAGTCGTCGTTATCGCCTCAAGTTAGTTTATCAGGCAGATAAAGGAATTTTAGCCAAACTATCTCAACAGGCAAATTTATTAATTCAACAAAGAACAAAAGTAGCCGGACAGAAAAATCAAATTGCTTTAATTAGAGAGCAATTATTCGCCCAAAAAGCCGATTATCAAACTCAAGCACAATCACAAACGGAATTAGTGCAACGTTTAAATAATGATCGATTGTCCTTAGAAGCCGCCCAAAATCAACTAGAACAAGATTCCCAAAATCTCACTGTTTTAATTCAACAAAAAATTGCCGAACAAAAAGCGAGAGAAGCAGCTAGGGCGAAAACCGCTAGTAAAAATGTCATTATTCCCGGTACAGGTATCTTTGCGTTTCCCAGCGATGCACCCACCAGTAGCCCCTTTGGTTGGCGTGTACATCCTATTTTGGGTTATCGGCGTTTTCATGCCGGTTTGGACTTTGCAGCCAGCTATGGGAGTACAATTCGCGCCGCAGATTCAGGTACGGTGATTTTTGCGGGTTGGTATGGGGGTTACGGTAAAGCTGTAATTATCAGTCACAGCAAGGGAATCACCACTCTCTATGGACACACCAGCGAATTATATGTAAGTGAAGGACAAACTGTACAAAAAGGACAAGTGATCGCTGCTGTCGGTTCTACAGGCTTCTCCACAGGGCCTCACCTCCATTTTGAAGTCCGCCGTGATGGTACACCTGTTGACCCAGCAAATTATTTATAA
- a CDS encoding transposase, translated as MLLNYQYRTYPDTNQKLQLNSWLRICRYWYNKQLGDRFDWYQQNRTSINSCPLICSIPILRDKPSYYLQKKQLPFIKKDLIKVSYSGELLDFTSVPSQTLQDVSKRVELSFSRFLEGDCKGNHSGKPRFKNAARYRTIKIEGQAITIERIEKDWLFLSFSKLKGWVKIRLHRPLPNGFTLKNALLTNKSDGWYITICLEDPNVPIFIPEESIPTWDNTLGLDAVLHEDDYLATSENTKLPSLKSFRKSEKRLAKVSNRKSAKKKGSKQRRKLAKREGREHQRIARARKDHSFKTAHGLVRIGKKVIVHEDLNLKALSKRNKAKKDEDGKYLPNGQSAKSGLNKSWNDAAFGQFFTILEYIAEKAGTRVIAVKPAYTSQLLAYRDEFIFTDCSIREYWDAKELLWVDRDVNASINVKRVGLGLFPTIKRRKGNPVVGESTTNSTSKEVLVILRMCQKPTPTCTQAV; from the coding sequence ATGCTGCTTAACTATCAGTACCGTACATATCCAGATACCAATCAAAAACTACAATTAAATAGTTGGTTAAGAATTTGTCGTTACTGGTACAACAAGCAATTAGGAGACAGGTTCGACTGGTATCAGCAGAATCGCACGTCAATTAATTCTTGTCCGTTAATTTGCTCAATACCAATACTGCGAGATAAACCCAGCTATTACTTACAGAAAAAACAATTACCCTTTATTAAAAAAGATTTAATAAAGGTAAGCTACTCTGGTGAACTACTTGACTTTACAAGTGTTCCATCTCAGACTTTACAGGATGTATCAAAACGTGTAGAGTTGTCCTTTTCTCGCTTTCTCGAAGGTGATTGTAAAGGGAATCACAGTGGTAAACCACGTTTTAAAAATGCTGCACGTTATCGCACAATAAAGATTGAAGGACAAGCTATTACTATTGAGCGTATTGAAAAAGATTGGTTGTTTTTATCTTTTTCAAAATTAAAAGGTTGGGTAAAAATTCGATTACACCGCCCATTGCCCAATGGATTTACGCTAAAAAATGCACTTTTAACAAATAAGTCTGATGGTTGGTATATTACCATCTGCTTGGAAGATCCGAATGTGCCGATTTTTATTCCAGAAGAATCAATCCCTACTTGGGATAATACTCTTGGACTGGATGCGGTATTGCATGAAGATGATTATTTGGCAACATCGGAGAATACTAAATTACCTTCTTTGAAGTCTTTCAGAAAATCAGAGAAGCGATTGGCTAAGGTTTCTAATCGCAAGTCTGCTAAAAAGAAAGGTAGCAAACAACGTCGTAAGCTCGCTAAACGAGAAGGTCGTGAACATCAACGTATTGCTAGGGCAAGGAAAGACCACTCGTTCAAAACTGCTCATGGGTTAGTACGTATTGGTAAAAAAGTCATTGTTCACGAAGATTTAAATTTAAAGGCTTTATCGAAACGGAATAAAGCTAAAAAAGACGAAGATGGTAAATATTTACCAAACGGACAATCAGCTAAGTCTGGGCTAAACAAGTCCTGGAATGATGCTGCATTTGGACAATTTTTCACAATCCTAGAATACATAGCTGAAAAAGCTGGGACTAGGGTAATAGCAGTAAAACCTGCATATACTTCTCAATTACTCGCATATCGAGATGAATTTATCTTCACTGATTGTAGTATCCGCGAGTATTGGGATGCAAAAGAATTGCTTTGGGTTGACCGAGATGTCAATGCTTCTATCAACGTAAAGCGCGTTGGGCTGGGACTGTTCCCAACGATAAAACGCCGTAAAGGGAATCCGGTAGTGGGTGAATCTACTACTAATAGTACCTCTAAGGAAGTTCTGGTAATATTAAGAATGTGCCAGAAGCCTACACCGACCTGTACTCAGGCGGTGTAG
- a CDS encoding 30S ribosomal protein S6, whose product MTTVYETMYILRPDLGDEQVVQQIAKYENLIREHGAENIEIQTRGKRRLAYEIQRHRDGIYIQMNYTGPGTIIAIMERAMRLSEDVIRYMTVKQEVHQEKAAEEVVVAA is encoded by the coding sequence ATGACCACAGTTTACGAAACCATGTACATCCTGCGTCCTGACTTGGGAGATGAACAGGTAGTACAACAAATTGCCAAATACGAAAACTTAATTCGTGAACACGGCGCTGAGAATATTGAAATTCAAACCCGTGGTAAGCGTCGTCTCGCTTATGAAATTCAAAGACATCGTGATGGCATTTATATCCAAATGAATTACACCGGTCCTGGAACTATAATTGCTATCATGGAACGGGCAATGCGATTGAGCGAAGACGTAATTCGTTATATGACCGTCAAACAAGAAGTTCACCAAGAAAAAGCAGCAGAAGAAGTTGTTGTAGCAGCTTAA
- a CDS encoding fumarylacetoacetate hydrolase family protein: MAQRYVRVQSQEGKIYYGLLQLSMNVEVLDAPPWLDGQPTDLILPSNSYTILAPCSPSKIVGVGKNYADHAAEMGTPVPAEPLIFFKPSTSVIASAGEIKYPYQSQRVDYEGELALVIGDRTNDCTPAQAQSKIWGYTIANDVTARDLQKKDPQWTRAKGFDTFCPIGPWIVRELNPGARLQTFLNDSSYPVQSACIDQMVFPPDFLVSYISQVMTLLPGDIVLTGTPMGVGALQIGDRIRVEIEGIGRLENTVIRR, from the coding sequence ATGGCGCAGCGATATGTGCGAGTTCAAAGTCAAGAAGGGAAGATTTACTATGGTTTGCTCCAGCTTTCTATGAATGTAGAAGTGCTAGATGCTCCACCCTGGTTGGATGGTCAACCTACGGATTTAATCCTACCATCCAACTCCTATACAATTTTAGCCCCTTGTTCACCTTCCAAAATTGTGGGAGTAGGCAAGAATTATGCGGATCATGCAGCGGAAATGGGAACACCTGTACCTGCTGAACCGCTGATTTTTTTCAAACCTTCTACATCTGTGATTGCATCGGCAGGAGAAATTAAGTATCCCTATCAGTCCCAAAGGGTAGACTATGAAGGAGAATTGGCGTTAGTGATTGGCGATCGCACAAATGATTGTACCCCAGCCCAAGCCCAAAGTAAAATTTGGGGTTATACCATTGCCAATGATGTCACAGCCAGAGATTTACAAAAAAAAGATCCCCAATGGACAAGAGCCAAAGGTTTTGATACTTTTTGTCCAATAGGTCCTTGGATTGTCCGTGAATTAAACCCAGGGGCTAGATTACAGACATTTTTGAATGATAGTTCCTACCCAGTTCAGTCTGCTTGTATTGATCAAATGGTCTTTCCCCCAGATTTTTTGGTGTCTTATATTAGTCAAGTGATGACTTTATTACCTGGGGATATAGTATTAACTGGTACACCTATGGGGGTAGGAGCTTTGCAAATAGGCGATCGCATCCGTGTGGAAATTGAGGGAATTGGTCGCCTAGAAAACACAGTTATCCGTCGTTAG
- a CDS encoding serine hydroxymethyltransferase → MTKTNSDILKNSDPAINELINQELQRQRDHLELIASENFTSAAVLAAQGSALTNKYAEGLPGKRYYGGCEFVDKIEQIAIDRAKQLFGAAHANVQPHSGAQANFAVFLTLLQPGDKIMGMDLSHGGHLTHGSPVNVSGKWFQVCHYGVSKETEQLDYDQIRDLAIKERPKLLICGYSAYPRIIDFEKFRSIADEVGAYLLADIAHIAGLVATGHHPNPLPYCDVVTTTTHKTLRGPRGGLILTRDAELGKKLDKSVFPGTQGGPLEHVIAGKAVAFGEALKPEFTNYSGQVIANARALATQLQDRGFKLVSGGTDNHLMLVDLRSVGMTGKKGDQLVSTVNITANKNTVPFDTESPFVTSGLRLGSPAMTTRGLGVAEFTEIGNIIADRLLSPESDTVTKDCLQRVAALCDRFPLYPHLEIPVPAIV, encoded by the coding sequence GTGACTAAAACGAACTCAGACATTCTCAAAAACTCAGATCCTGCCATTAATGAACTAATTAACCAAGAATTACAGCGTCAACGTGACCACTTGGAATTAATTGCTAGTGAAAACTTTACCTCTGCTGCCGTATTAGCTGCCCAAGGGTCGGCATTAACCAATAAATACGCCGAAGGATTACCTGGTAAACGCTACTATGGCGGTTGCGAGTTTGTTGATAAAATCGAACAAATAGCCATTGACCGAGCTAAACAGTTATTTGGTGCGGCTCATGCCAATGTTCAACCTCATTCTGGCGCACAAGCTAATTTTGCTGTTTTCCTGACTCTGCTGCAACCAGGAGACAAAATTATGGGTATGGATTTATCTCACGGGGGACACCTTACCCACGGTTCACCGGTGAACGTCTCTGGTAAATGGTTTCAAGTCTGTCATTATGGAGTAAGTAAAGAAACTGAACAGTTAGACTATGACCAAATTCGGGATTTAGCTATTAAAGAACGGCCTAAACTGTTAATTTGTGGTTATTCAGCCTATCCTCGGATTATTGACTTTGAAAAGTTCCGCAGTATTGCTGATGAAGTTGGTGCTTACTTACTCGCAGATATTGCTCACATTGCTGGTTTAGTCGCTACAGGTCATCATCCTAACCCGCTGCCTTATTGTGATGTTGTCACCACTACAACTCACAAAACCTTACGCGGACCTCGCGGGGGCTTGATTTTAACCCGTGATGCTGAATTGGGTAAAAAGCTGGATAAATCAGTTTTCCCAGGTACTCAAGGTGGACCACTAGAACACGTAATTGCTGGTAAAGCTGTAGCTTTTGGTGAAGCTCTCAAACCTGAGTTTACCAACTATTCTGGACAAGTAATTGCCAATGCTCGCGCTTTAGCTACTCAATTACAAGATAGAGGCTTTAAGTTAGTATCGGGTGGTACGGATAATCACCTCATGCTAGTAGATTTACGTTCTGTTGGCATGACTGGAAAGAAAGGAGATCAGTTAGTCAGCACTGTTAATATTACTGCCAATAAAAATACAGTTCCTTTTGATACGGAATCACCTTTTGTTACCAGTGGTTTAAGATTGGGTTCACCTGCTATGACTACCAGAGGTTTAGGTGTGGCAGAATTTACGGAAATTGGCAATATTATTGCTGACCGTTTACTCTCTCCAGAGTCGGATACAGTAACTAAGGATTGTTTACAAAGAGTGGCAGCATTGTGCGATCGCTTCCCATTATATCCTCATCTGGAAATTCCTGTACCAGCCATAGTTTAA